CGCGGATTTCCGAGATGGCCTCGTACCGCAAGCTGCTGGGCGACATTCTTTTGAAGTTGCCGCATGTGCGTGAGTCCAAGAGCTATATCGTGATGGAAGAGGTGAAAGAGAGCCTCTGCCTGCCGATTCCGGATTGATATTTGGTGGGCCTGACCCGGCCCTATCGCTGGCAAGCCAGCTCCCACAGTGATTTGTGGCGTTCACAAAATCTGTATCCACCGCCGTACCTGTGGGAGCTGGCTTGCCAGCGATGGCATCGTCTGGGTTCAGAGCGAACTAAACCAACACCTGCCGATTCGCGGCCATGTACTCGAAAATCTGCTTCTCCACCTTCGGATGAATCAGCTCCACAGGCCCCCGCCCATTCGGGCAAGGCAAGGTCTTCGTCGTCCCGAACAACCGGCAAATCAGCGGCCGCTCGCCATACACCGTGCAGCCATTGGGTCCCAGGTGCACACAGTTCAGCTCTTCCATTGCCGCATCCTGCTCGGCCCGGG
The sequence above is drawn from the Pseudomonas sp. FP2196 genome and encodes:
- a CDS encoding YkgJ family cysteine cluster protein, which codes for MSCNSEKIRTLRQQIPTFDCVPGCHDCCGPVTTSPEEMARLPRKTRAEQDAAMEELNCVHLGPNGCTVYGERPLICRLFGTTKTLPCPNGRGPVELIHPKVEKQIFEYMAANRQVLV